The following proteins are encoded in a genomic region of Arachis ipaensis cultivar K30076 chromosome B02, Araip1.1, whole genome shotgun sequence:
- the LOC107625057 gene encoding transcription factor EMB1444 isoform X1 has translation MGSTNNLHQLLRLLCLNTDWNSAIFWKLQHRARMMLTWEDAYYDNPIGNDSSENLRCQKTLEQIGSAKFSHDPLGLAIAKMSCHVYSLGEGIVGQVAVTGKYRWIRADNLVADSSIAFEFAGAWQSLFSAGIRTIVVVAVIPLGVVQLGSLNKVTEDMAVVTNIRNLFLSTQDYTLDYTPSQIQSSPKSSPSPVDACTKALSSKLMPAYLLDTENTMKSETPYMLMPFQCSRKNDSPQDIYQKMAVDVAKHEGSEIGKDRSSILLQSISNMMNPECQKFVEMEPVNERKCEGMNISVESERKVSSFPHNMVMDNTSFNDLMHPLEKIGADSAYPSDFLDAVVYASDKLHCVDINQNGVSNVPRYSDANSQNNIEKSKFKSEPCYNDAAHSLKFPVGCELHEALGPGFLKGSNYFDSAAQVKQDDRNVEVLDEISSSQLTSQSNPEHLLEAMVANLCRNSNDINGEVSFSTSMPSAMASGRNTETSIHSMHTINSEGYSIDQSPLVKEEKQRSLSSSAICGVMSPKGFSSPCPSSCSEQFERSSEPAKNSKKRARPGESCRPRPRDRQLIQDRIKELRELVPNGAKCSIDSLLECTIKHMLFLQSVTKHADKLNKVEDASKTKRHHMETDSLGTSSYQQGSSWAMEVGGHLKVRSILVENLNKNGQMLVEMLCEECSHFLEIAEAIRSLGLTILKGATEARGEKTCLCFVVEQGQNNRNLHRLDILWPLVQILQSKSTLHSQ, from the exons atggGTAGTACCAACAACTTGCACCAATTATTGAGATTATTGTGTTTGAATACTGATTGGAATTCCGCAATCTTTTGGAAGCTCCAACATCGTGCTAGGAT GATGCTGACATGGGAGGATGCTTACTATGACAATCCTATTGGTAACGACTCCTCTGAAAACTTGCGCTGCCAGAAGACCTTGGAACAGATTGGCAGTGCGAAGTTTTCCCATGACCCTCTTGGATTGGCCATTGCAAAGATGTCATGTCATGTATATTCATTAGGGGAAGG TATTGTTGGACAAGTAGCTGTTACTGGAAAGTATCGGTGGATCCGTGCAGATAATCTAGTTGCTGACTCTAGCATAGCTTTTGAG TTTGCTGGTGCATGGCAATCTCTGTTTTCTGCTGGAATTAGG ACCATTGTCGTTGTAGCAGTAATCCCACTTGGAGTTGTTCAGCTTGGCTCTTTAAATAAG GTTACCGAAGATATGGCAGTTGTAACTAATATAAGAAATCTCTTTTTGTCTACTCAAGATTACACATTAGACTATACACCGAGTCAAATACAAAGTAGCCCCAAAAGCTCTCCATCTCCG gTGGATGCATGTACAAAAGCTTTGTCTTCGAAACTTATGCCTGCATACTTACTTGATACTGAGAACACCATGAAGAGTGAAACACCATACATGTTAATGCCGTTTCAATGTTCCAGGAAGAACGATTCACCTCAAGATATTTATCAGAAAATGGCTGTTGATGTTGCCAAGCACGAGGGATCTGAAATTGGCAAGGACAGAAGTTCCATTTTGCTTCAGTCAATATCAAATATGATGAATCCGGAGTGTCAAAAATTCGTGGAAATGGAACCTGTAAATGAGAGGAAGTGCGAAGGAATGAATATAAGTGTGGAATCAGAAAGAAAAGTCTCATCATTTCCACACAATATGGTTATGGATAATACAAGCTTCAATGATTTGATGCATCCTTTGGAAAAAATCGGAGCTGATTCTGCTTACCCTTCAGACTTTCTTGATGCAGTTGTTTATGCAAGTGACAAGTTACATTGTGTAGATATCAACCAAAATGGGGTGTCAAACGTGCCGAGGTATTCAGATGCAAACTCTCAAAACAATATAGAGAAGTCAAAGTTTAAGAGTGAGCCTTGCTACAATGATGCCGCACACTCGCTGAAGTTTCCTGTTGGCTGTGAACTACATGAAGCCCTTGGGCCTGGTTTTCTAAAAGGAAGTAACTATTTTGATTCGGCAGCTCAGGTTAAACAAGATGATAGGAATGTTGAGGTGCTAGACGAGATTAGCAGTAGCCAGTTGACTTCGCAATCAAATCCAGAGCATCTTCTGGAAGCAATGGTAGCGAACTTATGCAGGAATAGTAATGATATTAATGGCGAGGTATCATTTTCTACTTCGATGCCATCCGCAATGGCCTCAGGAAGAAATACCGAAACTTCTATTCACTCTATGCACACTATTAACTCGGAAGGCTATTCGATAGATCAGTCACCTCTTGTCAAAGAGGAGAAACAGCGCAGCTTGAGTTCCTCGGCAATATGTGGCGTGATGTCCCCAAAAGGATTTTCTTCTCCATGTCCAAGTTCATGTAGTGAGCAATTTGAGAGGTCTTCCGAACCAGCTAAGAACAGCAAGAAAAGGGCTAGGCCTGGGGAAAGTTGTAGGCCAAGGCCAAGGGACAGACAGTTGATCCAGGATCGCATTAAGGAGTTGAGAGAATTGGTGCCGAACGGAGCTAAG TGCAGTATCGATTCACTACTTGAGTGCACGATAAAGCACATGCTTTTCCTCCAGAGCGTAACTAAGCATGCTGACAAGCTAAATAAAGTTGAGGATGCATCAAAGACAAAG CGGCATCACATGGAAACGGATAGTCTCGGTACCTCTAGTTATCAACAGGGTTCAAGTTGGGCAATGGAGGTAGGAGGCCATCTGAAAGTTCGGTCGATATTGGTTGAGAATCTGAACAAGAATGGGCAGATGCTGGTTGAG ATGTTGTGTGAAGAGTGCAGCCATTTTCTTGAGATAGCAGAAGCCATAAGAAGCTTGGGCCTGACGATTTTGAAGGGTGCAACCGAAGCTCGCGGTGAGAAGACGTGTCTATGTTTCGTGGTTGAG CAGGGTCAAAACAACAGAAATTTACACAGATTGGATATCTTGTGGCCACTTGTTCAGATACTGCAATCAAAGAGCACACTACATTCACAATAA
- the LOC107625057 gene encoding transcription factor EMB1444 isoform X2, with protein MGSTNNLHQLLRLLCLNTDWNSAIFWKLQHRARMMLTWEDAYYDNPIGNDSSENLRCQKTLEQIGSAKFSHDPLGLAIAKMSCHVYSLGEGIVGQVAVTGKYRWIRADNLVADSSIAFEFAGAWQSLFSAGIRTIVVVAVIPLGVVQLGSLNKVTEDMAVVTNIRNLFLSTQDYTLDYTPSQIQSSPKSSPSPVDACTKALSSKLMPAYLLDTENTMKSETPYMLMPFQCSRKNDSPQDIYQKMAVDVAKHEGSEIGKDRSSILLQSISNMMNPECQKFVEMEPVNERKCEGMNISVESERKVSSFPHNMVMDNTSFNDLMHPLEKIGADSAYPSDFLDAVVYASDKLHCVDINQNGVSNVPRYSDANSQNNIEKSKFKSEPCYNDAAHSLKFPVGCELHEALGPGFLKGSNYFDSAAQVKQDDRNVEVLDEISSSQLTSQSNPEHLLEAMVANLCRNSNDINGEVSFSTSMPSAMASGRNTETSIHSMHTINSEGYSIDQSPLVKEEKQRSLSSSAICGVMSPKGFSSPCPSSCSEQFERSSEPAKNSKKRARPGESCRPRPRDRQLIQDRIKELRELVPNGAKCSIDSLLECTIKHMLFLQSVTKHADKLNKVEDASKTKRHHMETDSLGTSSYQQGSSWAMEVGGHLKVRSILVENLNKNGQMLVEMLCEECSHFLEIAEAIRSLGLTILKGATEARGEKTCLCFVVEGQNNRNLHRLDILWPLVQILQSKSTLHSQ; from the exons atggGTAGTACCAACAACTTGCACCAATTATTGAGATTATTGTGTTTGAATACTGATTGGAATTCCGCAATCTTTTGGAAGCTCCAACATCGTGCTAGGAT GATGCTGACATGGGAGGATGCTTACTATGACAATCCTATTGGTAACGACTCCTCTGAAAACTTGCGCTGCCAGAAGACCTTGGAACAGATTGGCAGTGCGAAGTTTTCCCATGACCCTCTTGGATTGGCCATTGCAAAGATGTCATGTCATGTATATTCATTAGGGGAAGG TATTGTTGGACAAGTAGCTGTTACTGGAAAGTATCGGTGGATCCGTGCAGATAATCTAGTTGCTGACTCTAGCATAGCTTTTGAG TTTGCTGGTGCATGGCAATCTCTGTTTTCTGCTGGAATTAGG ACCATTGTCGTTGTAGCAGTAATCCCACTTGGAGTTGTTCAGCTTGGCTCTTTAAATAAG GTTACCGAAGATATGGCAGTTGTAACTAATATAAGAAATCTCTTTTTGTCTACTCAAGATTACACATTAGACTATACACCGAGTCAAATACAAAGTAGCCCCAAAAGCTCTCCATCTCCG gTGGATGCATGTACAAAAGCTTTGTCTTCGAAACTTATGCCTGCATACTTACTTGATACTGAGAACACCATGAAGAGTGAAACACCATACATGTTAATGCCGTTTCAATGTTCCAGGAAGAACGATTCACCTCAAGATATTTATCAGAAAATGGCTGTTGATGTTGCCAAGCACGAGGGATCTGAAATTGGCAAGGACAGAAGTTCCATTTTGCTTCAGTCAATATCAAATATGATGAATCCGGAGTGTCAAAAATTCGTGGAAATGGAACCTGTAAATGAGAGGAAGTGCGAAGGAATGAATATAAGTGTGGAATCAGAAAGAAAAGTCTCATCATTTCCACACAATATGGTTATGGATAATACAAGCTTCAATGATTTGATGCATCCTTTGGAAAAAATCGGAGCTGATTCTGCTTACCCTTCAGACTTTCTTGATGCAGTTGTTTATGCAAGTGACAAGTTACATTGTGTAGATATCAACCAAAATGGGGTGTCAAACGTGCCGAGGTATTCAGATGCAAACTCTCAAAACAATATAGAGAAGTCAAAGTTTAAGAGTGAGCCTTGCTACAATGATGCCGCACACTCGCTGAAGTTTCCTGTTGGCTGTGAACTACATGAAGCCCTTGGGCCTGGTTTTCTAAAAGGAAGTAACTATTTTGATTCGGCAGCTCAGGTTAAACAAGATGATAGGAATGTTGAGGTGCTAGACGAGATTAGCAGTAGCCAGTTGACTTCGCAATCAAATCCAGAGCATCTTCTGGAAGCAATGGTAGCGAACTTATGCAGGAATAGTAATGATATTAATGGCGAGGTATCATTTTCTACTTCGATGCCATCCGCAATGGCCTCAGGAAGAAATACCGAAACTTCTATTCACTCTATGCACACTATTAACTCGGAAGGCTATTCGATAGATCAGTCACCTCTTGTCAAAGAGGAGAAACAGCGCAGCTTGAGTTCCTCGGCAATATGTGGCGTGATGTCCCCAAAAGGATTTTCTTCTCCATGTCCAAGTTCATGTAGTGAGCAATTTGAGAGGTCTTCCGAACCAGCTAAGAACAGCAAGAAAAGGGCTAGGCCTGGGGAAAGTTGTAGGCCAAGGCCAAGGGACAGACAGTTGATCCAGGATCGCATTAAGGAGTTGAGAGAATTGGTGCCGAACGGAGCTAAG TGCAGTATCGATTCACTACTTGAGTGCACGATAAAGCACATGCTTTTCCTCCAGAGCGTAACTAAGCATGCTGACAAGCTAAATAAAGTTGAGGATGCATCAAAGACAAAG CGGCATCACATGGAAACGGATAGTCTCGGTACCTCTAGTTATCAACAGGGTTCAAGTTGGGCAATGGAGGTAGGAGGCCATCTGAAAGTTCGGTCGATATTGGTTGAGAATCTGAACAAGAATGGGCAGATGCTGGTTGAG ATGTTGTGTGAAGAGTGCAGCCATTTTCTTGAGATAGCAGAAGCCATAAGAAGCTTGGGCCTGACGATTTTGAAGGGTGCAACCGAAGCTCGCGGTGAGAAGACGTGTCTATGTTTCGTGGTTGAG GGTCAAAACAACAGAAATTTACACAGATTGGATATCTTGTGGCCACTTGTTCAGATACTGCAATCAAAGAGCACACTACATTCACAATAA